A region of Pyxidicoccus parkwaysis DNA encodes the following proteins:
- a CDS encoding zinc-dependent alcohol dehydrogenase family protein, which translates to MEGTMRAMVLRAPGEPLREERLPIPRPGPEELLLRVRACAVCRTDLHVVDGELTRPKLPLVPGHEIVATVVGAGEGVTAFPTGTRVGVPWLGWSCGECRFCLSARENLCERARFTGYDLDGGYAEFTVAHQRFCFPLPAGYSDVHAAPLMCAGLIGFRSLRLAGDAERLGLYGFGAAAHVLLQVARSRRRRVFAFTRPGDIEGQRFAKGLGAEWAGGSDELPPEPLDAAILFAPVGALVPAALRAVDRGGIVVCGGIHMSDIPSFPYALLWQERVLRSVANLTRADALDFLALAPGVPVRTEVQVFSLCAANEALEALRHGHVRGAAVLDVDARS; encoded by the coding sequence ATGGAAGGAACCATGCGGGCAATGGTGCTGCGGGCACCCGGCGAGCCGTTGCGAGAGGAGCGGCTCCCCATCCCGCGTCCAGGCCCGGAGGAGCTACTGCTGCGAGTCAGGGCCTGCGCCGTGTGCCGCACGGACCTGCACGTGGTGGACGGCGAGCTGACGCGTCCGAAGCTGCCACTGGTCCCCGGGCACGAAATCGTCGCCACCGTGGTGGGCGCGGGCGAGGGTGTCACGGCCTTCCCGACAGGAACGCGGGTCGGAGTCCCCTGGCTCGGCTGGAGCTGCGGAGAGTGCCGCTTCTGCCTCAGCGCGCGGGAGAACCTCTGCGAACGCGCACGCTTCACGGGTTATGACCTCGACGGCGGCTACGCCGAATTCACCGTGGCGCACCAGCGCTTCTGCTTCCCGCTCCCCGCCGGCTACAGCGACGTGCACGCCGCGCCGCTGATGTGCGCGGGGCTCATCGGCTTCAGGAGCCTTCGCCTCGCCGGAGACGCCGAGCGGCTGGGCCTCTACGGCTTCGGCGCCGCCGCGCACGTGCTCCTCCAGGTCGCGCGGTCCCGGCGCCGCCGCGTCTTCGCCTTCACTCGCCCAGGAGACATCGAGGGCCAGCGGTTCGCGAAGGGGCTCGGCGCCGAGTGGGCTGGAGGCTCGGACGAGCTGCCACCGGAGCCGCTCGATGCTGCCATCCTCTTCGCTCCCGTGGGCGCGCTCGTTCCCGCCGCGCTGCGAGCCGTGGACCGGGGCGGCATCGTCGTCTGTGGCGGCATCCACATGAGCGACATCCCTTCATTCCCATACGCGCTCCTCTGGCAGGAGCGGGTGCTGCGCTCCGTGGCCAACCTCACGCGCGCGGATGCGCTGGACTTCCTCGCGCTCGCGCCGGGCGTGCCGGTGCGCACCGAGGTACAGGTCTTCTCCCTCTGCGCCGCGAACGAGGCCCTCGAGGCGCTCCGGCACGGACACGTGCGCGGCGCAGCCGTGCTCGACGTGGACGCGCGAAGCTGA